The following are encoded in a window of Mycolicibacterium tusciae JS617 genomic DNA:
- the uvrB gene encoding excinuclease ABC subunit UvrB yields the protein MAFATEHPVLAVSEYRPVDSIVRAGGRFEVVSEHQPAGDQPGAIEDLQRRIEAGERDVVLLGATGTGKSATTAWLIERLQRPTLVMAPNKTLAAQLANELREMLPHNAVEYFVSYYDYYQPEAYIAQTDTYIEKDSSINDDVERLRHSATSSLLSRRDVVVVASVSCIYGLGTPQSYLDRSVELRVGQEVPRDALLRLLVDVQYTRNDMAFTRGSFRVRGDTVEIIPSYEELAVRIEFFGDEVESLYYMHPLTGDVVRQVDSLRVFPATHYVAGPERMAHAISTIEQELEERLAELEGQGKLLEAQRLRMRTNYDVEMMRQVGFCSGIENYSRHIDARPPGSAPATLLDYFPEDFLLVIDESHVTVPQIGGMYEGDMSRKRNLVDFGFRLPSAVDNRPLTWEEFADRIGQTVYLSATPGPYELSQTGGEFVEQVIRPTGLVDPQVVLKPTKGQIDDLIGEIRKRTERDERVLVTTLTKKMAEDLTDYLLEMGIRVRYLHSEVDTLRRVELLRQLRLGDYDVLVGINLLREGLDLPEVSLVSILDADKEGFLRSTRSLIQTIGRAARNVSGEVHMYADKITDSMRQAIDETDRRRAKQVAYNTEHGIDPQPLRRKIADILDQVYREADDVEIGGSGRNASRGRRAQGEPGRAVSAGIIEGRDTSNMPRAELADLIRDLTEQMMTAARDLQFELAARIRDEIHDLKKELRGMDAAGLK from the coding sequence ATGGCCTTCGCAACCGAACATCCCGTGCTGGCGGTCTCCGAGTACCGTCCCGTCGACTCCATCGTGCGCGCAGGCGGCCGCTTCGAGGTCGTCAGCGAGCACCAGCCCGCGGGCGATCAGCCTGGCGCGATCGAGGATCTGCAGCGCCGGATCGAGGCGGGGGAGCGCGACGTGGTGCTGCTGGGCGCCACCGGTACCGGCAAGTCGGCGACGACGGCGTGGCTGATCGAGCGGCTGCAGCGACCGACCCTTGTGATGGCCCCCAACAAGACACTCGCCGCCCAGCTCGCCAATGAGTTGCGGGAGATGTTGCCACACAACGCTGTTGAGTACTTCGTCTCGTACTACGACTACTACCAGCCTGAGGCGTACATCGCGCAGACAGACACCTACATCGAGAAGGACAGCTCGATCAACGACGACGTGGAGCGCTTGCGGCACTCGGCGACGTCGAGCCTGCTGTCGCGTCGCGATGTGGTCGTGGTCGCTTCGGTGTCGTGCATCTACGGTCTGGGCACACCGCAGTCCTACCTGGACCGGTCGGTGGAACTGCGGGTCGGTCAAGAGGTTCCGCGTGACGCGCTGCTGCGCCTGCTGGTCGATGTGCAGTACACCCGCAACGACATGGCGTTCACCAGGGGTTCGTTCCGGGTCCGCGGCGACACCGTTGAGATCATCCCGTCGTACGAGGAACTTGCGGTGCGCATCGAGTTCTTCGGTGACGAGGTCGAGTCGTTGTACTACATGCACCCGCTGACCGGCGACGTCGTGCGCCAGGTCGACTCGCTGCGCGTTTTTCCGGCGACGCACTACGTGGCCGGCCCGGAGCGCATGGCGCATGCGATCTCCACCATCGAGCAGGAACTCGAGGAGCGGTTGGCCGAACTGGAAGGCCAGGGCAAGCTTCTCGAGGCCCAGCGGCTGCGGATGCGCACCAACTACGACGTCGAGATGATGCGCCAGGTCGGCTTCTGTTCGGGCATCGAGAACTACTCGCGCCACATCGACGCTCGACCGCCGGGTTCGGCGCCCGCGACACTGCTGGACTACTTTCCCGAGGACTTCCTGCTCGTCATCGACGAGTCGCATGTCACCGTGCCCCAGATCGGTGGAATGTACGAGGGTGACATGTCGCGCAAGCGCAACCTCGTCGACTTCGGCTTCCGGCTGCCGTCGGCGGTGGACAACAGGCCACTCACGTGGGAGGAGTTCGCCGACCGGATCGGACAGACGGTGTATCTGTCGGCGACACCCGGGCCGTACGAGCTGAGCCAAACCGGTGGTGAGTTCGTCGAACAGGTGATCCGGCCGACGGGCCTCGTCGATCCCCAGGTGGTACTGAAGCCGACGAAGGGCCAAATCGACGACCTGATCGGTGAGATCCGCAAGCGCACCGAGCGGGACGAGCGCGTCCTCGTCACCACGCTGACCAAGAAGATGGCCGAGGACCTCACCGACTATCTGCTCGAGATGGGGATCCGGGTTCGTTATCTGCACTCCGAGGTCGACACACTGCGCCGCGTCGAGCTGTTGCGGCAACTGCGGCTCGGCGACTACGACGTGCTGGTCGGCATCAACCTCCTCCGGGAGGGCCTCGACCTGCCGGAGGTCTCGCTGGTGTCGATCCTCGACGCCGACAAGGAGGGCTTCCTGCGGTCGACCCGCAGCTTGATCCAGACCATCGGCCGTGCGGCCCGCAACGTGTCCGGCGAAGTGCACATGTACGCCGACAAGATCACTGACTCGATGCGTCAGGCGATCGATGAGACCGACCGCCGCCGTGCCAAGCAGGTCGCGTACAACACCGAACACGGCATCGACCCGCAGCCGTTGCGCAGGAAGATCGCCGACATTCTCGACCAGGTCTATAGAGAGGCCGACGATGTCGAGATCGGCGGCTCAGGGCGCAACGCGTCACGCGGCCGTCGCGCACAGGGCGAGCCGGGCCGTGCCGTCAGCGCAGGCATCATCGAGGGCCGCGACACGTCGAATATGCCGCGCGCTGAGTTGGCCGACCTGATCAGGGATCTCACCGAGCAGATGATGACCGCCGCACGCGATCTTCAGTTCGAGTTGGCGGCGCGCATCCGCGACGAGATTCACGACCTGAAGAAGGAACTGCGCGGTATGGACGCCGCGGGTTTGAAGTAA
- a CDS encoding DUF402 domain-containing protein, with protein sequence MHPPKHETFDLLARTNTDPKGIVRAVDVYTVRPWGLYMARPAPGRAQFHYLESWLLPTLSLRATVFHFNPGYERDQDFYLDVGLFTPGETVWHAEDHYLDLVLRTGTGVELADVDELLTAVRHRLLSPEAAEQAVHTAVSTIEALSRHDYDLDCWLAGHGMVLTWRDGS encoded by the coding sequence ATCCACCCTCCCAAGCATGAGACGTTCGACCTGCTGGCCCGCACTAACACCGATCCCAAGGGCATCGTGCGTGCCGTGGACGTCTATACCGTCCGACCGTGGGGCCTCTATATGGCCCGCCCCGCCCCTGGCCGGGCGCAGTTCCACTACCTCGAATCGTGGCTGCTACCGACGTTGAGCCTGCGGGCCACCGTGTTCCATTTCAACCCGGGCTATGAACGCGACCAGGACTTTTACCTCGACGTCGGCCTGTTCACGCCGGGTGAGACGGTGTGGCACGCCGAGGATCACTACCTCGATCTGGTGCTGCGTACAGGTACGGGGGTCGAGCTGGCCGACGTCGATGAGCTGCTCACCGCAGTCAGGCACCGCTTGCTATCGCCGGAAGCCGCTGAACAGGCGGTTCATACGGCGGTCTCCACGATCGAAGCGCTTTCCCGGCATGACTACGACCTCGACTGCTGGCTCGCGGGCCACGGTATGGTCCTGACCTGGCGGGATGGGTCGTAA
- the coaE gene encoding dephospho-CoA kinase — protein sequence MLRIGLSGGIGAGKSTVSSTFSELGGIVVDGDVIAREVVEPGTEGLGKLVDAFGNDILHDDGSLNRPALASIAFSDDEKRKTLNEIVHPLVAHRRSELIAAAADDAVIVEDIPLLVESGMAPMFPLVVIVHADEDLRVKRLIEHRGFTEEDARARIAAQASEEQRRAVADVWLDNSGSAGALVEQARELWHQRILPFAHNLDNGQPARSAPVLVPSDPSWPDQARRIAARLNTACGHRAVRIDHIGSTAVPGVDAKDVIDMQVTVASLEMADELADPLASAGYVSRPISADVSKPDARSTVAAFDHTNDESLWHKRLHCSADPGRPTNVHIRVDGWPGQQFALLFVDWLRANPSVQADYLALKRRVAAEAHADAGAYADAKEPWFLDAYRRAWEWADTMGWRP from the coding sequence GTGCTGCGCATAGGCCTGTCCGGCGGTATCGGTGCCGGAAAGTCGACGGTGTCCTCGACGTTCAGTGAGCTCGGAGGCATCGTCGTCGACGGCGACGTGATCGCCCGAGAGGTGGTCGAACCGGGCACGGAGGGGCTTGGCAAGCTCGTCGACGCGTTCGGCAACGACATCCTGCACGACGACGGTTCGTTGAATCGGCCCGCACTGGCCTCGATCGCCTTCAGTGACGACGAGAAGCGCAAGACGCTCAACGAAATTGTGCATCCACTGGTGGCGCATCGCCGCTCGGAACTGATCGCCGCCGCAGCCGACGATGCCGTGATCGTCGAGGACATCCCGCTGCTCGTGGAATCCGGTATGGCGCCCATGTTTCCGTTGGTGGTGATCGTCCACGCCGACGAAGACTTACGGGTGAAGCGGTTGATCGAGCACCGCGGCTTCACCGAAGAGGATGCCCGCGCCCGCATCGCCGCGCAGGCCTCCGAGGAGCAGCGTCGCGCCGTCGCCGATGTGTGGCTCGACAACTCAGGCAGCGCGGGGGCGTTGGTCGAGCAGGCCCGCGAATTGTGGCATCAGCGGATCCTGCCGTTCGCGCACAACCTCGACAACGGTCAACCCGCTCGCTCCGCACCGGTTCTGGTGCCCAGCGACCCGTCGTGGCCGGATCAAGCCCGCCGGATCGCGGCGCGGCTCAATACCGCGTGCGGGCACCGGGCTGTCCGCATCGACCACATCGGATCGACGGCCGTTCCCGGGGTGGACGCCAAGGATGTGATCGACATGCAGGTGACGGTTGCCTCACTCGAGATGGCCGACGAACTGGCCGACCCGTTGGCTTCCGCGGGATACGTGAGCAGGCCGATCTCCGCCGACGTCAGCAAGCCCGACGCCCGCAGCACTGTTGCCGCGTTTGACCACACGAACGATGAGTCGTTGTGGCACAAGCGACTTCATTGTTCGGCCGATCCCGGCCGTCCGACGAATGTCCATATCAGGGTCGACGGTTGGCCCGGGCAGCAGTTCGCCCTGCTGTTCGTCGACTGGCTGCGCGCCAATCCATCGGTGCAGGCCGACTACCTCGCACTGAAACGCCGGGTTGCGGCCGAGGCGCACGCCGACGCCGGCGCCTACGCCGACGCGAAGGAGCCGTGGTTTCTCGACGCCTACCGGCGGGCCTGGGAATGGGCGGACACCATGGGTTGGCGACCCTAG
- the rpsA gene encoding 30S ribosomal protein S1, translated as MPSPSVTSPQVAVNDIGSAEDFLAAIDKTIKYFNDGDIVEGTIVKVDRDEVLLDIGYKTEGVIPSRELSIKHDVDPNEVVSVGDEVEALVLTKEDKEGRLILSKKRAQYERAWGTIEELKEKDEAVKGTVIEVVKGGLILDIGLRGFLPASLVEMRRVRDLQPYIGKEIEAKIIELDKNRNNVVLSRRAWLEQTQSEVRSEFLNQLQKGAIRKGVVSSIVNFGAFVDLGGVDGLVHVSELSWKHIDHPSEVVQVGDEVTVEVLDVDMDRERVSLSLKATQEDPWRHFARTHAIGQIVPGKVTKLVPFGAFVRVEEGIEGLVHISELSERHVEVPDQVVQVNDDAMVKVIDIDLERRRISLSLKQANEDYTEEFDPSKYGMADSYDEQGNYIFPEGFDAETNEWLEGFEKQREEWESRYAEAERRHKMHTAQMEKFAAAEAEEASKPASANGSSRSEEPSSAGGSLASDAQLAALREKLAGNA; from the coding sequence ATGCCAAGTCCCTCCGTCACCTCGCCGCAAGTAGCCGTCAACGACATCGGCTCGGCCGAGGACTTTCTTGCCGCCATCGACAAAACAATCAAATACTTCAACGATGGCGACATCGTCGAGGGAACCATCGTCAAGGTTGACCGTGACGAAGTCCTGCTCGACATCGGTTACAAGACTGAAGGCGTCATCCCTTCCCGTGAGCTCTCCATCAAGCACGACGTCGACCCCAACGAGGTCGTATCCGTCGGCGATGAGGTTGAAGCCCTGGTCCTCACCAAGGAGGACAAGGAAGGCCGCCTGATCCTGTCCAAGAAGCGCGCTCAGTACGAGCGGGCCTGGGGCACCATCGAAGAGCTCAAGGAAAAGGACGAGGCCGTCAAGGGCACCGTCATCGAGGTCGTCAAGGGCGGCCTGATCCTCGATATCGGCCTGCGTGGCTTCCTGCCCGCGTCGCTTGTCGAGATGCGTCGGGTCCGCGATCTGCAGCCGTACATCGGCAAGGAGATCGAGGCGAAGATCATCGAGCTCGACAAGAACCGCAACAACGTGGTCCTGAGCCGCCGCGCCTGGCTGGAGCAGACCCAGTCCGAGGTGCGCAGCGAGTTCCTCAACCAGCTGCAGAAGGGCGCCATCCGCAAGGGTGTCGTGTCCTCGATCGTCAACTTCGGCGCCTTCGTCGATCTCGGCGGCGTCGACGGCCTGGTGCACGTATCCGAGCTGTCCTGGAAGCACATCGATCACCCGTCCGAGGTCGTGCAGGTCGGCGACGAGGTCACCGTCGAGGTGCTCGACGTCGATATGGACCGCGAGCGGGTTTCCTTGTCGCTCAAGGCGACTCAGGAAGATCCGTGGCGCCACTTCGCCCGCACCCACGCCATCGGCCAGATCGTTCCCGGCAAGGTCACCAAGCTGGTCCCGTTCGGTGCGTTCGTCCGCGTCGAGGAGGGCATCGAGGGTCTGGTGCACATCTCCGAGCTGTCGGAGCGCCACGTGGAGGTTCCGGACCAGGTGGTCCAGGTCAACGACGACGCGATGGTCAAGGTCATCGACATCGACCTGGAGCGTCGCCGCATCTCGCTGAGCCTCAAGCAGGCCAACGAGGACTACACCGAGGAGTTCGACCCCAGCAAGTACGGCATGGCCGACAGCTACGACGAGCAGGGCAACTACATCTTCCCCGAAGGCTTCGACGCCGAGACCAACGAATGGCTCGAGGGTTTCGAGAAGCAGCGTGAAGAGTGGGAGTCGCGCTACGCCGAGGCGGAGCGTCGCCACAAGATGCATACCGCGCAGATGGAGAAGTTCGCCGCGGCCGAGGCCGAGGAGGCTTCCAAGCCCGCATCGGCCAACGGTTCGTCGCGCTCCGAGGAGCCGTCGTCGGCCGGTGGTTCGCTGGCCAGCGATGCCCAGCTCGCGGCGCTGCGGGAGAAGCTCGCCGGCAACGCCTGA
- a CDS encoding PrsW family intramembrane metalloprotease, translating to MAYAGAPQQSWPTRPPFERKIRQVGAPLGVLILLGIIAGLIVAGLTALNPVGASIGFVLSGVAIGVVVFAYIWLDRWEPEPPRLLVFAFLWGASVAVIMSVIIGLFVDSLIVPSGSEDVSWVSIAIGAPVIEEAAKGAFLLLMMTGRRRRELNSLTDCLVYAGLVGAGFAWLEDILYIAGGETLGDSLLTAGVRLIMGPFAHSLFTTMFALGVWFALQTRNPVAKAFYLLLGYLGAVIMHGLWNGSSVIGPETYLAVYVFWMVPVFVFAIVLGVRSRKKEQRIVAAKLPGMVAAQLVTPSEATWLNSIKNRKLAIATASRIGGKPAGKAVKAFAAQVVELAFVRDRIDRGFGDDRVYAMQTDEANRVHAARMEAPALQGLVGFQAPPAK from the coding sequence GTGGCATACGCCGGTGCTCCGCAGCAGTCATGGCCGACACGACCCCCCTTCGAGCGGAAAATCCGGCAAGTCGGGGCCCCGTTGGGGGTGCTCATCCTGCTGGGCATCATCGCCGGGCTGATCGTCGCCGGCCTGACCGCGCTGAACCCTGTCGGGGCGTCGATCGGATTCGTGCTGTCCGGAGTCGCAATCGGTGTGGTCGTTTTCGCATACATCTGGCTCGACCGGTGGGAGCCCGAACCGCCCCGCCTGCTGGTTTTCGCGTTTCTGTGGGGAGCGTCGGTTGCCGTGATCATGTCGGTGATCATCGGCCTCTTTGTGGACTCGCTGATCGTGCCGAGCGGGTCGGAGGACGTCAGCTGGGTGTCGATCGCCATCGGCGCACCCGTCATCGAAGAAGCGGCCAAGGGCGCGTTCCTGCTGCTCATGATGACCGGACGACGGCGCCGCGAGCTCAATTCACTGACCGACTGCCTGGTGTACGCGGGGCTCGTCGGCGCCGGTTTCGCCTGGTTGGAGGACATTCTCTACATCGCCGGCGGTGAGACGTTGGGCGACTCGCTGCTGACGGCCGGCGTCCGGTTGATCATGGGGCCGTTCGCGCATTCGCTGTTCACCACCATGTTTGCGCTCGGCGTGTGGTTCGCCCTCCAGACCCGCAACCCCGTCGCGAAAGCGTTCTACCTCCTGCTGGGATATCTCGGGGCGGTGATCATGCACGGCCTGTGGAACGGGTCGTCGGTGATCGGGCCGGAGACGTATCTCGCGGTCTATGTCTTCTGGATGGTGCCGGTCTTCGTGTTCGCCATCGTGCTCGGTGTTCGTAGCCGTAAGAAGGAACAACGGATCGTCGCCGCGAAACTGCCGGGCATGGTGGCCGCCCAGCTCGTCACCCCGAGCGAGGCGACGTGGCTGAATTCGATCAAGAACCGCAAGCTGGCGATCGCTACGGCCAGCCGAATCGGCGGAAAGCCGGCCGGAAAAGCGGTCAAGGCCTTCGCCGCGCAGGTCGTGGAACTGGCGTTCGTGCGCGACCGCATCGACCGCGGTTTCGGCGACGACCGGGTTTATGCGATGCAGACCGACGAAGCCAACAGGGTGCACGCCGCGCGCATGGAGGCACCCGCCCTGCAGGGGCTCGTCGGGTTTCAGGCTCCGCCTGCAAAGTAA
- a CDS encoding LysE family translocator gives MQVQHLIDVMPAFLVACVILAALPGPATALFLHRSVRDGRAAGLAAVVGNEIGIFGWTIAGGAGLSVLLTANRALSTALHVIGAVVLIWLGISAWRQAKIGVQAEVPVPPRGRTPASAFRASLISIAANPKAAAFGIAVVPQFLPSSGPVLPTLLVLAVIQLILDTTWCAGVVLAADRARNVLGRAHIRRRIERVFGAALVGLGVGLAADAR, from the coding sequence ATGCAGGTGCAACATCTGATCGACGTGATGCCCGCGTTTCTCGTCGCGTGCGTCATCCTCGCCGCCCTTCCCGGGCCGGCGACGGCGCTGTTCCTGCACCGCTCGGTTCGAGATGGCCGCGCGGCCGGGCTCGCGGCGGTCGTCGGCAACGAGATCGGGATCTTCGGCTGGACGATCGCGGGTGGCGCCGGCCTTTCGGTTCTGCTGACCGCCAACCGGGCACTGTCGACGGCGTTGCACGTCATCGGTGCGGTGGTCCTGATCTGGCTAGGAATCAGCGCGTGGCGTCAGGCGAAGATCGGAGTTCAGGCCGAGGTACCTGTGCCGCCCCGCGGCAGGACGCCCGCCTCGGCGTTTCGGGCGTCGTTGATCTCCATAGCCGCCAACCCCAAAGCGGCCGCGTTCGGGATCGCCGTCGTACCGCAGTTCCTGCCGTCCAGCGGCCCGGTGCTGCCAACCCTGCTGGTGCTCGCGGTGATTCAGCTCATTCTCGACACCACGTGGTGCGCCGGGGTGGTGCTTGCCGCCGACCGAGCCCGAAATGTGTTGGGGCGAGCGCATATTCGTCGCCGCATCGAACGCGTCTTCGGCGCCGCGCTCGTCGGTTTGGGAGTAGGACTGGCGGCCGACGCGCGCTGA
- the polA gene encoding DNA polymerase I has protein sequence MLLDGNSLAFRAFYALPAENFKTQGGLTTNAVYGFTAMLINLLRDEQPTHIAAAFDVSRQTFRKEKYPEYKEGRSATPDEFRGQIDITKEVLGALGITVLAEAGFEADDIIATLATQAEKEGHRVLVVTGDRDALQLVSDDVTVLYPRKGVSELTRFTPEAVLEKYGLTPRQYPDFAALRGDPSDNLPGIPGVGEKTATKWIAEYGSLQTLVDQVDTVKGKVGDALRANLSGVVLNRELTELVKDVPLAQTPDTLRMQPWDRDQIHRLFDDLEFRVLRDRLFDTLASADPEVDQGFDVRGGALQAGELAAWLSEHGSGKRFGMAVVGTHLAYDADATALAIVASDGDGRYLDTATLHADDEAALASWLADPSQPKALHEAKLAMHDLEGRGWKLAGVTSDTALAAYLVRPGQRSFALDDLSLRYLKRELRADNPEQQQLSLLDDSLNEPGGVDDQAVQTVLLRASAVMDLADALDEELARIDSSSLLGNMELPVQRALAEMETAGIAVDLGQLAELQSEFADQIRDAAEAAYGVIGKQINLGSPKQLQVVLFDELEMPKTKRTKTGYTTDADALQSLFEKTGHPFLQHLLTHRDATRLKVTVDGLLNAVGSDGRIHTTFNQTIAATGRLSSTEPNLQNIPIRTEAGRRIRDAFVVGGRPPGSGGGTVFSELMTADYSQIEMRIMAHLSKDEGVLEAFTTGEDLHSFVASRAFGVPIDEVTAELRRRVKAMSYGLAYGLSAYGLAAQLKISTEEAKEQMEQYFDRFGGIRDYLRDVVDQARKDGYTSTVFGRRRYLPELDSSNRNVREAAERAALNAPIQGSAADIIKVAMINVDTALKEAELKSRMLLQVHDELLFEVADGERDAVEKLVREQMGNAYPLDVPLEVSVGYGRSWDSAAH, from the coding sequence ATGCTGCTGGACGGCAATTCGTTGGCGTTTCGGGCCTTCTACGCGCTGCCGGCCGAGAACTTCAAGACTCAAGGTGGCCTGACCACCAATGCGGTCTACGGATTCACCGCGATGCTGATCAACCTGCTGCGCGACGAGCAGCCCACGCACATCGCTGCCGCGTTCGACGTGTCCCGCCAAACCTTCCGCAAGGAGAAATACCCGGAGTACAAGGAAGGACGGTCGGCGACGCCCGACGAGTTCCGCGGCCAGATCGACATCACCAAAGAGGTCCTCGGCGCACTCGGCATCACGGTGCTGGCGGAGGCGGGGTTCGAGGCTGACGACATCATCGCGACGCTCGCGACGCAGGCCGAGAAGGAGGGGCACCGAGTTCTGGTGGTGACCGGTGACCGGGACGCGCTGCAGCTGGTCAGTGATGACGTCACGGTGCTCTATCCACGGAAGGGCGTCAGCGAACTGACCCGGTTCACCCCGGAGGCCGTGCTGGAGAAGTACGGGCTCACCCCGCGGCAGTATCCCGACTTCGCCGCCCTGCGCGGCGATCCGAGCGACAACCTGCCCGGCATCCCGGGCGTAGGGGAGAAGACGGCCACCAAGTGGATCGCCGAGTACGGGTCGCTGCAGACGCTGGTCGACCAGGTGGACACGGTGAAGGGGAAGGTCGGCGACGCACTGCGCGCCAATCTGTCCGGAGTGGTCCTCAACCGCGAGCTCACCGAGCTGGTCAAGGACGTGCCGCTGGCCCAGACGCCGGACACGCTGCGGATGCAGCCCTGGGATCGCGACCAGATCCATCGCCTCTTCGACGACCTCGAGTTCAGGGTTCTGCGCGACCGGTTGTTCGACACGCTGGCCTCCGCGGACCCCGAGGTTGACCAGGGTTTCGACGTCCGAGGCGGCGCGCTCCAAGCCGGCGAACTGGCGGCCTGGCTGTCCGAACACGGATCCGGCAAGCGGTTCGGCATGGCGGTCGTCGGTACGCATCTGGCGTACGACGCCGACGCCACCGCATTGGCGATCGTCGCGTCCGACGGCGACGGCCGCTACCTGGACACCGCGACCCTGCACGCCGACGATGAGGCCGCGCTCGCATCATGGCTGGCCGACCCGAGCCAGCCGAAGGCACTGCACGAGGCGAAGCTGGCCATGCACGACCTCGAAGGCCGTGGCTGGAAGCTCGCCGGTGTCACCTCCGACACCGCCCTGGCCGCCTACCTGGTGCGGCCGGGTCAACGCAGCTTCGCACTCGACGATCTCTCGCTGCGGTACCTGAAGCGGGAGCTCCGTGCGGATAACCCTGAGCAGCAACAGCTTTCGCTGCTCGACGACAGCTTGAACGAGCCGGGGGGCGTCGACGACCAGGCCGTCCAGACAGTGCTCCTTCGGGCGAGCGCGGTGATGGACCTTGCCGACGCGCTCGACGAGGAGCTGGCCCGCATCGACTCGTCGTCGCTGCTGGGCAACATGGAGCTGCCGGTGCAGCGGGCGCTGGCCGAAATGGAGACCGCAGGCATCGCGGTCGACCTGGGGCAACTTGCCGAACTCCAGAGCGAATTCGCCGACCAGATCCGCGACGCCGCCGAAGCGGCATACGGGGTGATCGGCAAGCAGATCAACCTCGGTTCGCCCAAACAGCTTCAGGTCGTGCTGTTCGACGAGTTGGAGATGCCGAAGACCAAACGCACCAAGACCGGCTACACCACCGACGCCGATGCACTGCAGAGCCTTTTTGAAAAGACCGGGCATCCGTTCCTGCAGCACCTGCTGACCCACCGCGATGCGACCCGCCTCAAGGTCACTGTGGACGGGCTGCTCAACGCCGTGGGCTCCGACGGCCGTATTCATACGACGTTCAACCAGACGATCGCGGCCACCGGCAGGCTCTCGTCGACCGAACCGAACCTGCAGAACATCCCGATCCGCACCGAAGCGGGTCGGCGCATCCGCGATGCGTTCGTCGTAGGAGGTCGCCCTCCGGGCTCCGGCGGCGGCACGGTTTTCTCCGAACTCATGACGGCTGACTACAGCCAGATCGAGATGCGAATCATGGCGCATCTCTCCAAAGATGAAGGCGTGCTGGAAGCCTTTACCACCGGCGAGGACCTGCACTCGTTCGTGGCGTCGCGCGCATTCGGCGTGCCGATCGACGAAGTCACCGCGGAGCTCCGGCGCCGGGTCAAGGCGATGTCGTACGGCCTCGCGTACGGGCTGAGTGCCTACGGTCTGGCCGCACAGCTGAAGATCAGCACCGAGGAAGCCAAAGAGCAGATGGAACAGTACTTCGACCGGTTCGGCGGCATCCGCGACTATTTGCGTGACGTGGTGGATCAGGCGCGCAAGGATGGTTACACGTCGACGGTGTTCGGCAGGCGCCGCTATCTGCCAGAGCTCGACAGCAGCAACCGCAACGTGCGCGAGGCCGCCGAACGCGCCGCGTTGAATGCACCGATCCAGGGCAGCGCGGCCGACATCATCAAGGTGGCAATGATCAATGTCGACACCGCGCTCAAAGAGGCCGAGCTGAAATCGCGGATGCTGCTACAGGTCCACGACGAGCTGCTGTTCGAGGTCGCCGACGGCGAACGCGACGCCGTCGAGAAGTTGGTCCGAGAGCAGATGGGCAACGCGTATCCGCTCGATGTGCCGCTGGAGGTTTCCGTCGGATACGGCCGAAGCTGGGACAGTGCTGCTCATTAG
- a CDS encoding Zn-ribbon domain-containing OB-fold protein — MSASTQPAVDGWFATDESGAAYLIGSKCHLCGTFVFPPRANNCPNPACDGDELAQVPLSRRGTLWSYTENRYAPPPPYPSPDPFEPFAVAAVQLADEGVIVLGKVVEGTLAADLKVGIEMELTTMPLFVDDDGVERVVHAWRIAQ; from the coding sequence GTGTCAGCATCTACTCAGCCCGCCGTCGACGGGTGGTTCGCCACCGACGAATCGGGCGCCGCGTATCTGATCGGCAGCAAGTGCCATCTGTGCGGGACGTTCGTGTTCCCGCCGCGGGCCAACAACTGCCCCAATCCGGCCTGTGACGGCGACGAGTTGGCCCAGGTGCCGCTGTCGCGGCGAGGAACACTGTGGAGCTACACCGAAAACCGTTATGCCCCACCGCCTCCGTATCCGTCGCCGGACCCCTTCGAGCCGTTCGCCGTTGCCGCCGTCCAGCTGGCAGATGAAGGTGTGATCGTGTTGGGCAAGGTTGTCGAGGGCACCTTGGCGGCCGATTTGAAGGTCGGCATCGAAATGGAATTGACCACCATGCCGCTGTTCGTCGACGACGACGGCGTCGAGCGCGTCGTGCACGCCTGGAGGATTGCCCAATGA